The following are encoded together in the Salvia hispanica cultivar TCC Black 2014 chromosome 6, UniMelb_Shisp_WGS_1.0, whole genome shotgun sequence genome:
- the LOC125197310 gene encoding protein BIG GRAIN 1-like A, with amino-acid sequence MAAGERHHRRKTPSFSSSLLDAIYHSIDDPQSPSPLRRNPSSHVDDEIQSLRRAIMVEKWMHNHTPATKSRHFPTNSSDSNSNSNSSCIFTSSETDSSSATPKKPDRFNRFNRTKSTKKPNQPVSPGARIANFLNSIFSSRNAKKDHHHHHHQSVRKSRSMKDAIASSSSSAMSRSCLMAANRNASKSKRSVRFNPVLDSGGVGSRFIKKNMESILVYENERRYSDASSDLFELENIGAYDEELPVYGTTDVKINRAIASGFVV; translated from the coding sequence ATGGCCGCAGGCGAGCGACACCACCGCCGCAAAACCccctccttctcctcctccctCCTCGACGCCATCTACCACTCCATCGACGACCCCCAATCCCCCTCCCCCCTCCGCCGCAACCCCTCCTCCCACGTCGACGACGAGATCCAAAGCCTCCGCCGCGCCATCATGGTCGAAAAATGGATGCACAACCACACCCCTGCCACAAAATCAAGGCATTTCCCCACCAATTCATCcgattccaattccaattccaattccagcTGCATCTTCACCTCATCCGAAACCGACTCCTCCTCCGCCACCCCCAAAAAACCGGACCGGTTCAACCGGTTCAACCGGACCAAATCGACGAAAAAACCGAACCAGCCGGTCTCCCCGGGCGCCCGAATCGCCAATTTCCTAAACTCCATCTTCAGCTCCCGAAATGCGAAAAAggatcatcatcatcatcatcatcaatcgGTGAGGAAATCGAGATCGATGAAGGACGCAATTGcatcatcgtcatcatcaGCGATGTCGAGATCGTGCCTGATGGCAGCGAACCGGAATGCGAGTAAGTCGAAACGGTCGGTCCGGTTCAACCCGGTTCTCGACAGCGGGGGCGTGGGGAGCCGgtttattaaaaagaatatggaGAGCATTTTAGTGTATGAAAATGAGCGGAGGTACTCCGACGCGAGCTCCGATCTTTTCGAGCTCGAAAACATCGGAGCTTACGACGAAGAGCTCCCCGTGTACGGAACCACGGATGTTAAGATCAATCGCGCCATTGCTAGTGGCTTCGTTGTGTAG
- the LOC125192153 gene encoding agamous-like MADS-box protein AGL80: protein MTRKKVKLAFISNDSARKATFKKRKKGLMKKVSELSTLCGIESCAIVYSPYESQPDVWPDARGAGRVVAQFKRMPEMEQSKKMVNQESFIRGRIAKAAEQLKKLRKENREKEVTHLMYHCLTGKGGLHGLGLPDLNDVAWMLDYNLKEIYKRIEAIGKDRAAPAAAAAAPEERTQQQQMFAEWMGNPGGDQQIGGEEMIVPFNDGGNQGVSLWSNAFFS, encoded by the exons ATGACTCGGAAGAAAGTGAAGCTCGCGTTCATCAGCAACGACTCGGCTCGTAAGGCGACGTtcaagaagaggaagaagggtTTGATGAAGAAG GTGAGCGAGCTGAGCACGCTGTGCGGGATAGAGTCGTGCGCGATCGTGTACAGCCCGTACGAGTCGCAGCCGGACGTGTGGCCGGACGCGCGGGGGGCGGGGCGCGTGGTGGCGCAGTTCAAGCGGATGCCGGAGATGGAGCAGAGCAAGAAGATGGTGAACCAGGAGTCGTTCATCCGCGGCCGCATCGCGAAGGCGGCCGAGCAGCTGAAGAAGCTCCGCAAGGAGAATCGGGAGAAGGAGGTGACGCACCTCATGTACCACTGCCTCACGGGCAAGGGCGGCCTCCACGGCCTCGGCCTGCCCGACCTAAACGACGTCGCTTGGATGCTCGATTACAACCTCAAGGAGATTTACAAGCGGATCGAGGCGATCGGGAAGGATCGCGCGGCGCCGGCTGCGGCTGCGGCGGCGCCGGAGGAGAGGACGCAGCAGCAGCAGATGTTTGCGGAGTGGATGGGGAATCCCGGCGGCGATCAGCAGATCGGAGGGGAGGAGATGATTGTGCCGTTTAACGATGGTGGAAATCAGGGTGTTTCTCTTTGGTCTAATGCATTCTTCTCTTGa
- the LOC125192922 gene encoding protein Brevis radix-like 4: MLTCIARSKQSSDESPSIDHRNPPSGKLNSDSGAANSKHAIKSLSSQIKDMALKASGAYRHCAPCANQSAAAPGAIGGGGEPMDLAAAQEKFRWSYRRTGSSSSGRRELEARLKGISSGEGTPASASGRRIDPIVFVEENEPKEWVAQVEPGVLITFLSLPRGGNDLKRIRFSRDMFNQWQAQRWWAENSEKVLELYNVQRLNLQGCPLPTTPISEDDTSSKMDSSPVTPPLGREPPPRAFLRPTGTTKGYSTDSLDLTSTHSIPNYESTPKLSSISGAKTEASSSMRTSSMSNASDLETEWVEQDEPGVYITIRALPDGKRELRRVRFSRDKFGEIHAKMWWEENRGRIHKQYL, translated from the exons ATGCTCACATGCATAGCACGTTCGAAGCAATCGAGCGACGAATCGCCGTCGATCGATCACCGGAATCCGCCGTCTGGAAAGCTGAATTCCGACTCCGGCGCGGCTAATTCGAAACACGCGATCAAATCGCTCTCCTCTCAG ATCAAGGACATGGCGCTGAAGGCGTCGGGCGCGTACCGCCACTGCGCGCCGTGCGCGAACCAGTCCGCCGCGGCGCCCGGGGCgatcggcggcggcggagagcCGATGGACCTGGCGGCGGCGCAGGAGAAGTTCCGGTGGTCGTACAGGCGGACGGGGAGCTCGAGCTCGGGGCGGAGGGAGCTGGAGGCGAGGCTGAAGGGGATTTCGAGCGGCGAGGGGACGCCGGCGTCGGCGAGCGGCCGCCGGATTGATCCGATCGTTTTCGTTGAGGAGAATGAGCCCAAGGAGTGGGTCGCTCAGGTGGAGCCCGGTGTTTTAATTACCTTTCTGTCCCTGCCACGTGGCGGGAATGACCTCAAGCGCATTCGGTTCAG CCGAGACATGTTCAACCAATGGCAAGCACAAAGGTGGTGGGCTGAGAACTCCGAGAAGGTTCTAGAACTCTACAATGTCCAGAGGCTAAACCTCCAAGGCTGCCCTCTTCCAACAACACCAATCTCTGAGGATGACACCAGCTCGAAGATGGACAGCAGCCCCGTGACGCCACCACTAGGCCGAGAGCCTCCCCCTCGTGCATTCCTCCGACCAACCGGGACAACAAAGGGATACTCCACAGACTCCTTAGACCTAACCTCCACACACTCAATCCCTAACTATGAATCAACTCCCAAGCTCTCGAGCATCAGTGGCGCCAAGACAGAAGCCTCCTCATCAATGAGGACTAGCTCGATGAGCAATGCCAGCGATCTGGAGACCGAGTGGGTCGAGCAGGACGAGCCCGGGGTGTATATCACCATCAGGGCCCTGcccgatgggaaaagggaactCAGACGCGTTAGATTCAG CCGTGATAAATTCGGGGAGATACACGCGAAAATGTGGTGGGAGGAGAATCGGGGGAGGATACATAAACAGTACTTGTGA